A single Venturia canescens isolate UGA chromosome 1, ASM1945775v1, whole genome shotgun sequence DNA region contains:
- the LOC122418892 gene encoding uncharacterized protein: MSIVCSASDQNETEIVRKLTEFADYYCPLLSKRLICARNQVEIEYRVSIERDCISETVSPDHSIIQSVGSVSVTCTVRLTRRPRINWLATMKIAPIIFLGLVGLTSCYARTVESVCSRGPEVFCATEENAALCNQLEFCSHYNAEEVRIEKHREPTPGSQVGQWYWWG; the protein is encoded by the exons ATGTCAATTGTTTGCTCCGCGTCTGATCAAAACGAGACTGAAATCGTTCGAAAGCTGACAGAATTTGCTGATTATTACTGCCCGCTACTTTCGAAACGGTTAATCTGCGCTCGAAATCAGGTTGAAATTGAGTACCGCGTTTCAATTGAACGTGACTGTATATCTGAAACCGTATCACCGGATCACTCCATCATACAGAGTGTTGGCTCTGTCAGTGTCACGTGCACCGTACGACTAACCAGAAGGCCTCGCATCAACTGGCTCGCTACAATGAAAATCGCGCCGATCATATTTCTCGGACTCGTCGGACTGACCAGTTGTTACGCAAGA ACGGTCGAGAGTGTCTGCAGTCGAGGTCCGGAGGTTTTTTGCGCTACAGAGGAAAATGCTGCGCTTTGCAAC caATTAGAATTTTGTTCCCATTACAATGCGGAGGAGGTGCGTATCGAGAAACATCGAGAACCCACTCCTGGATCTCAGGTCGGACAATGGTACTGGtggggttga